From the Telopea speciosissima isolate NSW1024214 ecotype Mountain lineage chromosome 9, Tspe_v1, whole genome shotgun sequence genome, the window TGGATACAGATGAGAGGTTAAAGTTTTTGTGTAAAGTCCATAGAACTGTGAATTATTTTGTTTGAACATAAAGCCTGTTTATATTTCCTGTGATGTTTACTTGTGTACACTTTTAGTACACCCTGCTTTGCTATCAAATTGCCTTTTGAACACTTCCAAGTACCCTCTGCTGCTATCACAGCACAGGAATCAAGTCCACAGTAATGTAGCTAACCTTGTTGTCGTTTATGCTCCATTAAGAATCTAACAAAGCCATCGAAACAATGTTCATTCTCATCCCTGTTCCCAAGCACCACCCTTGCCTCCTTCGCTTTGCTCCTCAATGGTTCTCCCTCTTTCTCCACCATCACCAATCTCACCGTGTCAGCTACCGAGTCCCTCGTGAACGATCCATCTCGCTCATCTCTTGGTATCTCCAAcccaatcttcttctcctccaaaagCCTAGCATTCAACCCTTGATCATGCATCACCGGCAGTAGAATCAGAGCTCGCCCCAAACTCAGAGCCTCAATGACCGAGTTCCAACCACAATGAGTCAAGATCCCTCCTATAGCCGAGTGACCCAATATCCTAACCTGAGGAGCCCAGCCTTTAAAAACCAACCCACGATCCCGAGTCCGGTCCTCGAACCCATCTGGAAGCATACCCATATCGTTCCCGTCCTTGGTTGAACCGGGCAGTTCTCGAAGAACCCAAAAGAAGGGCAACCCGGATAACTCCAACCCAAGAGCCAACTCGTTCACCTGGTCTTGACTCAGCTTTGCCTCGGTTCCTAGTGCAACATAAACCACAGACTTGGTTCTATGCTTGTCTAGCCATGCATTTACCTCAGCCCAATCCTTTTCGTCTGCTCCGTCTTCTACAGAGGGAGGAAGAAAACCAACGGGAATAACCGGTTTTTGCCAAAACTCGGTTAGAAGTTTAAACCACTCGGGCTCGAATTCAACCCGGCTTCGCACAAGAACTATCTCGCAATCTCTCAGTGCAATACCGAAACGGTACGAATCCGAAAAGCCCGAAATGTTTTCAGGCAGTGCGTGTTTCACCTCATGAAGCCGAAAAACTATATTGGAAGGGAAAGGTACCCAAGAAGGAGCGACAGTGAAGTCCTCGGCCGTTGACCATGTAGCTTCGTTGCTCAGCACCACCGATGGTGGACCGATGAAGGCAAGAAAAGCGGCGGTGAAGAGGCCGAAGAAGGCACATGGCACGCCAAGCCTCGTTGCGATTGTGGGTAGCCAGTGAGAGGCGTAGTCGTAGATGATCCAATCTGGGGTTGATCTTTCAAGGAAAGCAGCGATTGGGGCTTCAAGCCCATCGAAAGCCATCTTTAGATGTTGGGATTTATTGGTGTGGATGTCCATGGAAGACTCTGCGTTCTCAGGGAGGCCATGGACGTGTGGCAGTGGAAGCTCGATTAGGGTTATGAGAGGAGATAGATTTGGGGATAAGTTGGAGAGTCTTTTTATGTTTCTTGGGGTGGAGATGAGGGTGATTCGGTGGCCTTTGAGAGCTAAGCACTTTGAAAGCTCTAGAAAAGGGATGAGGTGACCCATGGCTAGCCATGGAAGCATAGTTATGTGAAGAACGGTATTGTTGTTATCCATTGATGGTCGAGCTTGTACTTCTTTCAGATTTGACATATTTGAGATTTTGGGAGAGAAATAAATTTTAACAAGAACAGCTAAATAAatgcatttttatatttttataaaggGCCACACCAATTGATGTTGTgaaattctaccaaaaaaaaagaagttgatATTGTGATACGCGTCAACGATATATATTAATCCCAAATGAATACGGACATGGACATGGAtatggatcgaatattttatctgtttatatgtaaatatagtttttcggatagctatagcctattcgtatccgtatctgtttaactttcggatggattcagaaAGTACTACAtagatacggacacgaatatGAAATGGATttcaactattcatttacatccctagtcatTCTCCAAGCATGAATCGTGttcttgtacaagtaccgtccaaggcACTGCAGGGCCACTCACATGAAATCCACTGTGGGACTCATAGTAGAAGTGGATTTCATATGAGTGACTTTggaggatctagatcctctactgtcgagctgcccggtaggaccgtgctaCCAAGACATAGTAAGGTGGgaatgattgccttacccctgcccgaggagcaggggtaaggtgatcattccTTGCCTCGATGTGTcttggcagcacggtcctgccgggcagctcggcagtaaaGGATCCACCAGCGACTTTGGAGggccttggacggtacttgtacaaggacacgaGGCAGCCTCTGTCCGTTGTGTGTCAAATGAATTTtaggaaaatattctctttgaGGGGGCTATGGCCAGatacaatgggggggggggggggggcaaaatgatcgcccctgctcccatgaaaggtggaaatcctgcCCTAAGATGTCAGTGTGTATGTTCTCATTGGTTGTCATGCACACATGGCCCCTGTGCTCCCGCATAGAGAATTGCTCCCtattaattttatgggagaCCGATGGAGTATTTAGGATAtgacaccttcttttaattttctcttgttttatcAAAACTTTCTTCAATATAAGGATATAAAAggactttattttttaaatcatttatAAACAATATATTATGGGctaaattttcctccacccaattttaccaaaaaatatatatatatatatatttcccttcacccataggagacggttcacccaccatcctagggttcacaaacccccctcctagggtttttgtatgtttcaaaatagcCTCCCGATACCCTTTCCTTCCCTATCCCGTCCTGCGGTGTGGGATCTCGGTCCATATATTATTGTCACATTTTTCAAGAATACATATGAAATAACGCTACAACcttcattagaaaaaaaaaaattaaagttacaaattattgaaCAAGAACAATTCTATTTCATCATCCTTACTTACATTTTAATAAATTGGAAGGAAAAATTTTCACGACACATCAAGGCTCTCGTCGCCTATATGCTAGCGTCTCCCTGTCTATCTTTCCTCCCTACCCTTGTAATGGGAGGAAAGAGAGACACAGAAGGCATTAGCATATGCTACTCAAATAGCaataaaatcctctgcagtgcactGATCTAGCGGTGCATTGCGGTGTGGTCTTGCAAACTCAACACATGGACACggcgacatccaacggtgcaagCTCGATTGCACTTCTtcgtcttttttttcttctcaagatTGACACCATTAGATGTCGCTGCGTCCACGTGTTGAGCTCGCAAAGCCGCACTGCAGTGCACCTTTTTTTTCCACACAATTAGACAACGTACTTTATCGCTAcatataaactaaaataaattatGGACTGAGTTTTCCTACACCGTCGGTGTGGAGGCATCTACCCCCATCAGTGCATTGAATTCAATTGCATTAAGAAGGGATACCTTTGACGATTTTGTCGATATGGAAGGAGAGTGTTGTGATGACCGAAGAATCCATCATTAAACAGATTTCTCTACCTCACCGGTAAGGTTATTAAATTAGAATCGGAACCAAAATCGACCTTTTGAAACGGGATCATTAAAAAtcagtttggttcagtttattTTAGGCTAAAAATCGTTATTTTGAATCGATTCAAATGAATTATAACCTGTATAAATCGAATACAAACCGAACTTAAACCATACGACACCATAGACCTGTTTGTTTGATGGAAAATAGTGGAATGGAAATAAAATGATGGGATAATCACAGAGTTTTCCATTAAATACCTGAAAAGCTAAGTGTTAATGTAAACCCATTTTCTCTTCCTATTTTCATATTACATGTAGTTAGTAGGGACGGTCAAGGAGAAGTGGATTGATTTTTCCATATATGTTACTAGATTATATGATAGAAGTTTTTGATTCAATGGTAATTTTCCCCACAAAACAAGGATATGCAAAATAGAATAAGGGGAAAGTTTTTATACATGGTTGTGTaaaccatgtatgtgagagagtgggagtttcaaggcattaattaatggatgggaatttatgacttttccaattttttgtgagagaccctctcacatacacggcttacacagccgtgtatgaacaCTTTTCCCATAGAATAAATAGAATTAAAAGATACAAAGATAAAACCGGATGTGTACTTATAttacaaaccgcatgtaaatcgGATAACGAAATCGAATAGAAATCGTATAAAACTGGATTGCAAGTAAGACGATTCTGATTTTGACTGATTATTATCTGATGcaattttgatttctaccttgcaAAATATACATCGAATGGAAATCACACCATATAATCAAAAGCGGATTGTTTGCACCCCTAGGCCCTAGGTGAGATGTGTTAGCTTTTTTAGTTAAATTTAATTAGAGAAAAAGATTCCCACGTGGGAATCATTTCCTACACCGTTTCTCATCTGACCATGGTACAGTTTGACAATGTTATATTTTTAATGTTTCTTTGCCAGTAACGTTATCAgaacacaaatgaaacaaaaaaaccgtttgataaatccgttttgtttcacttgttttttataacaaaattcaaaatttataacaatttatgcTTAAAATAATGTTTTTGACATAACAACTATTTGTTGTTATTACCACtggtccaaaatccaaaagtgTTACCCGTGTTTTAAAGAAAGGGAGCCGAAGAAAGGTCTCCTTTCCCTCAACTCTCGCGCGACCCTTCCCTAAACCTCTCCGCTCTCAACCTCCATAGGGAAATACGGGGAAGGAGACAAAGAACCTGCAACTCGTCGTCGCCAGTGCTGATTTCTCCAACCTCAAGCTCTCAAGTTCCAGCGTTGATTTCTCCAACCTCAAGCTCGCCCGCTCGAGGTCTCCTACCGCCTGCAACTCGTCGTCGCCATCTAGGGTTAGTTCTATTGCTttgttctgcttcttcttcttcttctttttttcactgCACAATCCCTAATCTCTGCATCTTCGAAATCCCTTAAATGGTAGGAGACCTGGCAGTCATGGACTCATGGCGGCACTAATAAGCCTAAAACAACCTCTGCTTTCATCGGTTTGGACctcccatttccatttttattcaCGCCCGAAACCTTCCACGGTGAAACTCAGATTTCGAAGCTCTGCTACGAAGATGGCGATGGTTGGGTCTGAGAGGGTTTTTCATCCCAAATCATCGATTCTCATTTGCACGTCTGGGCTTACCCTGAAGAGGTGAAAATACCCAAATTTGAAGAAACCCCAGCTCTGCTTAATTTTATTTGTCTCGTTCTTGTTTTCAccatttttgtttctctttctgggTAGGCTGCTGACAAATACCCTTATTTCCCAGGCCAAGAACCGTCATTACCAGGAAGCGTTGATTTCTTGCTTAATGTGCGTGCGGCTCTCTCTTATAAGCATTTCCTCGTCTTATTTTTATTGGCGTTTGTTTCCTtgtctgattttcttccccccACTTTAAACTGTCTGGTATCTGAAGATGCAGAATAAATTCCATTGCTTCAAGTAATGAAGTTTGTGTTCCAAATTCTAATTTACAAAATAATTTcaaatttgtttggttttggaaATACACTTTGAGTTGTTTTCCATTTTCAGTTCTGGTGAACTGAGTTGGAGATCAATTTAGTGGATTCACCTGTGATTGTCTTCCAGTACATGAACTCTTAAATGAGGTCATTGAGTCTGCTTCTGATTGCTTCTACTTCTACCAACTCATTTTTGAGATCATTGTGATTTGTCCTTGCAACAGCTCTTCTTTTTTGGTCATATCTGTATTATAGAGTGACAATTGCATTTACTGAGTGTATAACataaattttggattttgtCCATTCTCTGTCACTGACAAGGTTTAATTCAATTTAATTTTAGTCCTCGATTTTTGGGGTCTTTAAAGATACGATTTTCAACATCTGCTATATCATAGAAATTCATTAAGAGATGTGAATTGATTTTGTCCTTGTTTGCACACTAGGGATAGCTAATTCACTTTCATTGTACAAAATGTGTGGTGGTTACTTTAAACTAGAGGAAATTAGATTTGCTGCACATCCTTGACTCGACTCTTTTGGTTCATTATTATTTTGGATAGTTATAAAAGAATTATGCAGTAGGATATTGCAAGTTGGATAATTCTATATCTTCTATATTGAGATACCATTAATTTCATTATCCATTTGATTTCATTAATGTTACATGTAATCTTGGTAAATCTGGAGGAATGTACTTAGGACCAAGGGTTGAGGTCAGTAAACTCTAAACCcactccttccttccttctgcCAGGCTAGCAAGTGGCCACTCAGAAGCCCCCTCATGATTATGCCCAACAGCTCTATGGAAAGTATAGAGAGTCCTTTGAAGAGTACATTACTATAAAGGTGAGGAAGTTGTGGTTCTTTCTAATACTAATTATCAATAATTCACTATGTGACAGATTGCTGTACATGAGAATTTGGTTGTACCTTTTTGTAGAGTTTGTACCTATTAAATGCCAGAGCCTTTGTACTGTATGACTCTTTGCTCAGCTTGTGTTAACTGTCACTTAATTGTGTGCATCAACCTTGTTCTCTCCTTGGTTAAAGTTTCTTCCTCCAAATTGTTTGTATGGAtctgtagttgttgttgttcaaATTATCTGTTGTTTCCAAAATGGCAATCACTTGCTTTCTTTTATCCACTAGAAGGTAATGTTGTTAGTTTTTACTTTAAGGCTGTCTAGGACAGGCTTTGTCCATTTTCCACCACTGCTTGTATAGGTTTATAAAAAGAATTTGGTCAATGTTTGTGGCTTGATGAAACCTGCCATTTGCACTTGGGACTGGATTGTGTCACTGTGATTCACAAAGCATTGGGACCTCCTCCACCCACTTTGAGAAATGAGAACCATATTTTGGTGTTGTTGAGGCTGAAGAAGGTTTCTGCTGGAAGGTTTGCTGTCAATTCCTGTTATGATTTTGGTGTTGCATCTTTAGTTTCACTAACTACATGTTCATCTTTTGCAAAGCCTATTACAAAAAGTTGAGGATTTTGATATGGAACTTGTTTCATTCTATCCTTTGCAAAAGACTCTACAATCTTTGCTCTTTCTTTGGACTGCTGAACACCTAAGCTCTCCccattcaaagtttcaaaaaagaCTCACCACAAGCTTCTCCACATCTGATCaccatctcttctcttttttcttctccctctgttCTTTTTCCACTGTCAATATTTCTATCTGTTATCCATATGTTGAGTCATCATGGTGGATCACTGGATTACATACATAATGTTGAGTCATGATATGAATTTGCTACAACACAGCTAATTAATTTGGATAAGTGTTGATGAAATTCTGTTGCTTCCATTGGATTACCATTTGTGATCTATTAATGTTTGCTttgtcatatttttttcttttcttttcttttatttgtttattctgACTTTGTTTGACATGTAGAATGAAATGGTTGATTGTGTTTAGTATTATCATTGAAGCATGGTTTGTGGCATGGTCTCATGGTTAtttgtaaatttcaaactttacttgttgggtctttagctcaaattggtagagcacttggaacatgaagaTGTCTCAaccatgttccaaggggatgg encodes:
- the LOC122639627 gene encoding UDP-glycosyltransferase 91C1, with translation MSNLKEVQARPSMDNNNTVLHITMLPWLAMGHLIPFLELSKCLALKGHRITLISTPRNIKRLSNLSPNLSPLITLIELPLPHVHGLPENAESSMDIHTNKSQHLKMAFDGLEAPIAAFLERSTPDWIIYDYASHWLPTIATRLGVPCAFFGLFTAAFLAFIGPPSVVLSNEATWSTAEDFTVAPSWVPFPSNIVFRLHEVKHALPENISGFSDSYRFGIALRDCEIVLVRSRVEFEPEWFKLLTEFWQKPVIPVGFLPPSVEDGADEKDWAEVNAWLDKHRTKSVVYVALGTEAKLSQDQVNELALGLELSGLPFFWVLRELPGSTKDGNDMGMLPDGFEDRTRDRGLVFKGWAPQVRILGHSAIGGILTHCGWNSVIEALSLGRALILLPVMHDQGLNARLLEEKKIGLEIPRDERDGSFTRDSVADTVRLVMVEKEGEPLRSKAKEARVVLGNRDENEHCFDGFVRFLMEHKRQQG